AGGTGGCAATGCGGCTGATGTCCCAACGCAGATAGTCGGCCCATCCTGCGCCTTCGACGTGCCCGTGCTCTGCGGGGTTCTCGACATGCCAGCCCTCGGAGCGCAGGCGCGCAGCGGTGGCGTTGAACAGCGGGAAGTTGTATTCGGGCAGGCCAGTCATCGGCCCCGCCACGTAGACGCGGCGCTCACGGTCGGTGCGCAGGTGCACGATGCGCTGCACGGCTTCGGCTGGGGCGCTGTCTGCCTGGGGCGTGGGGGAGGGCTGGGGTGCTGCAGCTTGCGCTAAGGCCCAATCGCGCAGCGTGCGCAGATCGTCGGTCACCTCACCTTCTTCGTCGCTGAAATGGGCTGTGTCGCGCAGGCTTGAGATAACGCACATCAATGCATGAATGCCCGGCGGCTCCTGGCCCGCGCCTGCCGCAGCCGATGGGGCGGGCTGCTTGCAAAGTGCGCGTTGGTCGGAACTACCGCAAGTGCCAGTGAATGGGTCATCTGAACCGCAGATCACGCATGGCCCCGCAGCCGATGGGGCGGGCTGCTGTGCCTCTACCAGGGCGGCAAGGCGATTCCAGCCGTTGGTGAATGCCGCTTCATAGATGCGCGATTCAGTCTGCGTCAGGTACACGACGCGGCTGTAGGCATCCAGGCTGGCATTGCGCTCGCCTACCATGATCGCGCGCTGATGCTCGTAGCTAGGCGCTTCTGGCGCTTGTTGGTTTGTCATGATGGGTCTTTCAAAACGGGATTTCATCGATTTCACCGCTTGCAACCTGCTTGCGGTATCGGTAGTCGCTGAGGCGATAGCGCAGCGGTCGCAGTAGTGGGTCGTCGCGGTATCCGGCCAGCGAATCCATTTGCGCTTTGGCCTGCCAGTACGCCAGCAGCAAAGGCGTCTCGCGCCGGTCGTAGTAGCCCTGCCATGCGTCCTGCCCGCGAGCCATCTTCCAAAGGCGCTTTGTCCATCGGATTGGCTTGCCCATATCACTCCCCCTTTCTGCTATCCGCAGATGAGGTGGGCGGGGCGGCGGCGAGCGCTACGTCAATCGCCCTACCAACTTTGTAGAGGCAGGAATCGCACAGGTCGAGTTTGCGAGTGGCGTCGGCGCAGGCATGGCCGTGCATGTCCAGCGCGTGGGCGTTCAGCGTCAGCTTGCCCTCTTGGCGAGAGTTCTGCGCATCAATCGTGACGCCGCAGCCATCGCAGGTTTTGATGATCTGCGCGGGAATGGTCTTGGTGCTCATGGTTTCTCCAGCGGGCCAAGAGGCCACGGGTCAACGATTTCTGTGATTTCGGTCATGGCGTCGTGGGCAGTGGGCCCATCTGGGGGCAGGTATCGCTGCACCACTGACAGCACCTTGCGCAGTGCTTGCTCGGCCACCATTCCCTCTGGGGGAGAGGGGTGGAGGTACAGCGGACCGACTAGAAGCCATGTGGCACACGCATCTACCACCATGTCAGGCATCACAACCCGCGTGCGGCCTGTTTCGCTGTGCTGCCAAAGATGCGCCACTGGCTCACTCCCCGCACTTGCCACGCCATCCCGCAGCCCCTGCGCATCAACACCAGCCCATGCCTTCGCCCCGCGCTCTGTCAGTGCTGACAGGTCGGGCATTTCTTGCGGCTTGCCCATCAGCGGCCCACTCACTCCACCTGCGCCGATGGATTCGGCCCAGCACTCCAGCGCAGCAGCTGCGCCCATGTGTTCGTCGTAGGCGGCCTTGGCTTCGGGCTCTCCGGTCCAGTCGTTGGGCGTTGTGCGCAATGTGTGGCCCTGCTGCAGCTCTTGCGCTGCTTCGCGCAACAGGCGTGCAGCGTGCGCGATAGGGTCTGTTTTATCGGTCATGGTTTTCCAATCAAATCAGGTCGCGGCGCTTTATAAATAAGCGCGAGTAGCTATCAATGCGATAGCGCTGCGGGTAAAAAAGAGCCCGCGTGGTGCGGGCTCTGTGTGGTGGGGTTGCGGCTGGCCTTTGTGTCCGTCAGTACCCGCGCCAGTCTGGTTTTTCGGGGATGAGCCCGTAGCGGATCGCGGCAGCTAGATCGCTGCTGGGGCGCTCGCGGTTCACCCCAGGCCCGCACTCGTATTCAGCGGCCAGAATTTCCAGCGCCAGACTCGCGGTGCGCTCGGTGCTTTCCATTCCAGCGATGTCTGCACGAGCGGATGCAATGCGCGCCTCAATCACATCCAGGTACACATTGCGCTCGGTCTTGGCCCTCACGCGGTTGCGTTGGGATTCCAGGCGGTTGATAGATCGGCGCAGCATGGTGGCCTTGACGGCAGCGCCAGTCCGGCCTGTTTGCAGCGCCTCGCGTACACCTTCCACGGGGTCATCCTTGTTGACGTCCACGGCTTCGGCGAACAGTTGGAGGATCAGCGCGCGGGCCGCTTCTTCCTCGGTGCTGGCCTGGCCATCTTCACCAGCGTCGTACCGCGCCCGCCGGGCTGGGTCAGTGAGCACGTCCTTGGCCTCGTTCAGTGCCTGCATGCGCTCATGGTTGCCGCCACGGTCAGGGTGAGCATGGCGCGCCGCGCGCCGGTAGGCCCGCTTGATGTCGTCTACGCTGGCATCAGGGGCCACGCCAAGCGTGGCGTAGTGGTCTGGGCGGCTCATGCCTGCAGCAGGCGCGCGGCCAGTCGGTCAAACGCCGGGGATGGTGTCTCGCCCAGCTTCTTCATGATCGTGGACAGCTCGCGCACGAGGATGGCCTGTGGGTCTTTGGGTTCGTGCCAGAGCGCGGGCTCCTGCACGTTCAGGGTGGTCATCACCAGCTTCATGTCCGTCTCGTTGACGGTCGCGCCTACATGCTTAGATGCGTCCTGCGCCAGCGCTTCCAGGCTGGCAAAGGTGACGATCTTTTGACCCTTGAGCCATTCGCAGGCGCGGTAGAAGGCCACGGGGTCGAGAGCGGGGACGGTGGGGGCGGTGGCTTTGAGCATGGCGAGGTAGTCTTTCTTGGGGGCGGTGGTTGCGGGATGGGTGGTCTCGTTGGGCGCGGAGTTTTCACGGGCGAAACGCTTCATGGCGCCCAGCTCGTTCAAGTCGCCGCGCGCGTCGCTGCGGCTGCCCATGCTGATACTGAAAACGCGCTCGGCGCCGTTCTCTGCCAGGCACAGCAGCGTGGCCCGGTTGGCTTTGCGCTCGTAGCGCAAGGGTGAAAGGCCGGCTTGCTCGGCCATGGTGTGGATGTCTCTCTGTCGTCGTTCCATGGGTTCTCCAGGCAATCAGGACAGAGCGCGGCGCGCCCTGTGCTCATGGCCCGGCCAGCCCGCTTGATGCGGGCGGGCGTTGGGGGTTAGTTGCTGGGGGTGCCGTTGAGGATCTGCAGCTTGGTTTCGTCAGCGATCTGCTTGCGCAGCTCTGCCACGGCGGCCTCGATGGTCTTGTGCGGGCGGATCAGCTCAATCCACATCGTCAGGCGGCCACCGTCCTGAATGCGGTAGCGCAGGCGCACGTTGATCTGCCACTTGGCGCCGTTCTCGAACACAGGGATGCCGATGATGAATTCCTCGGGCACCTTGAGCTGGCCCTTCTGCGCGGTGCCCTGCACGTCTTCCTCGTAGGTGAACTGGTGCGAGCCGTCCGACAAGCGGATGGCGCTGGCGAAGTTCACCTTCTTCTTGGCTTCCAGGGTGCGGCAGATTTCCAGCAGGGTTGCGCCGTCTGGGCTCACCACGTCCACCAGGTTGTTTTCGATGAACTGGGCCAGTTCCACCTGGGACTTGTGAATGCCGTCCATGCCGTTCCAGGCCTTCCACTCGGGGGACAGCGGCGCGTTGTACTGAGCACGGTGATCGCCCCAGCCGGGTTCGGTGCCGATGTGGTTGAACACGGCGGTGAAGGTGGGCGGGTCGATGGTGCTGAACAGGCGAGTGCTGCCTTCGGTCTTCTGGTCGTTTACCACTGCGATGAAGCTCTCGGCGTCTTTCAGGGTGGTAACACCCTTCTTGCGTGCGGGAGCTGCCAGGGTGTGCTCCAGCGTTTTCAACTCGTAGCCTTCGGGCAGGATCACGGCAGGGATGCCTGCGCCAAAGGCGTAGCCCTGCTGATGACATGCGGCCAGCTCGTCGCGGGCCTGGGTTTCGGTTTTTTCTTGTCCCATGGGTTTTCTCCTGGTTGGAACGGGTTGAGGGAAGGGGGATCAGTGGACGGCGCGCAGGGGTTGCGCGGCATCGGCGGCGGGCGCCGTGCGCAGCTCGGTTTGAGCGGCGGCTTCCTGGTCGGCGGTGCGCAGGCCGTCCAGCGTGGTTTGCCGGGGGTTCTCGCGCTGCAGGTTGTTGTCCGGCGTGGCGAACATGAGGGTCTTGCCGCGTGTGGGCTGCGGAACCTTGGCCTTCACGTCGGCCTCCAGCTCCACCTGGCCGGTGGTGCCGATGGGTTTGATCTTGATCTTGAGCGTCAGCTCGCCCGCTTTGCCGGTCTGCGTGCTGGCGTGCACGATGTCCTGCAGTGCGTCGGTGGCTTCCTGCTCCACGTTGCCGAAATCCACCTGCTTCAAGAAGTCGGTGAATGGCTTGCGCTTGGCCTGCAGCGTTGGGGATTTGAGTGTGGTACTCATGGGGTTGCTCCAAAAGAATGGCCCGCACGTGGCGGGCCGGTTGCGGGATCTGCGGGCGGCGGGCTACAGGGCCCCGCCTTCGGTGTCGTCGGGCGGCAGGTGCTGGACCTGGGGAGTCGCTTCAAACTTCTGGCACTCCAGGCCCCGGATGTGGCGGGCGAAGAAGATGCCTTTCGATTCGGCGGCCATGAGGGCTTGATGCAGCTCCTTGGTCACGCCGCTGTAGTGGTACACGGCAGCGCCATTGGTGAACTGCACCACCAGCACCTCTCGGTCTGGGTCGTGCCCAATGGCCTTGATCTGGTTGCTCTCGACCGCCACCAGGGGGATGGGCGGCGTTTGCTTCTCGGCGTTCGGCATCGCGCTCACTTGCCTGCCAGGGAGGCGAAGGTGTGCAGCGCAGCCAGCACCGTGTTCTCCACGTAACGGATGCCGGAGAGAGTGGCGGCAGCCTTGGGGAAGGCGTTCACCGGCTGTTCGCCCAGCTTGCGCACATTGATGATGAAGGCGGCGGCCAGCAGGCGGGTATGGCCTTCCAGGCTGTCAGGATCGAAGTCGGGCTTGGTCATGCCCACCAGCTCGGCAACCTCGGGTGGGATTTCGACAGCGGCGCTCACATGGACCTGCTCAGCCGTGTCTGTCGCACCATCGCCGCCCTGCTGCTTGTCAGCGTTGGATGGGTTGCAGGCATCGCAGGTGGGGTCATCGCACTTGGCCGAGAGCAGTTCCTTGAGGCCTGGGGGAACTTGGCCATCGAGTCCGGCGCCGCTCTTGGCGGCCATATCGGCAAGAAGCAGGGCAGCGAGCAGGCCGCTAAAGGGAAGGCGGATAGGGGTTTGGGACATAGGTTTTCTCCTTGAGGTGAACAAAAAAATGCCCGCTGTGTGCGGGCTGTGGGGTGGGTTGGTGGCGCTCAGTGCTTCTTGGCCTGGCTCGCCCGCTGATCGTCATAGCCAGTAAACAGCGGTTCCAACTGCTGGCGCAGGTTCACGCGCTCGTCCAGGACTGCTCCAGTACATGCCATTGCTGAGCCAGCGGCGTACAGCACGCCGTAGAGGGCGGTGAATGCGTCATGCGCCTGGGTGCATTCGTTCATCAGGTCGATCACCTTGTCCGCAAGGGCGTCTGCGCCGCCTGCTTTGATGTCCTTGGTGACGCGTTGCATGTCGGGCGTAGTGGCGTCGGTCGTTTCGCTCATGGATGCTCCTTGGGGAATGAAAAAGCCCGCATGTGGCGGGCTTTGTTGTGGTGTTTGGGGTGGCCGTTTCTCGGATTTGGCGCTCATGCTTTCGACCGATCACGCCTTGGCCTGTTCGCCAGCGCTGAGCTTCGCGGGACGCTGGCGGCAGACATCCGAGACTTGTTCCCCAGTGGCCTGGCTGGAGTGAAAGGTCTTGATCGGTCCCGTGATAGTTAGGCGGCAGCCTTGGCCTGCACGGCCTCGATGTGGCGCACCATAGCGGCCAGGATCAGAGGGAAATCGGCCTCGCGGTACACGCCGTGGGCTCCCACCTTGCCAGCGGGTTCAAAGCCCAGAATGCGCAAGCCCTCGGCGCTGGTGGTGATGGCGCCGCCCAAGCGCTCGTTGATCGTGCCCAGCTTGAGGACAGGAGTTGCAGCTTGCGCGACAGGTGCGGGGGCGGGGGCGTTGCGCGCAGCGGCCCAGCTGCTCACGCGCTGGCGGGCTGGTTCGAGCGCGTCCACAGGCTCGGCAGCAGGCTGCACCAACTGATCGGCTGTGGGCCCATCCCATGGCTCCACCTCGAAGACCGTGGAATTTGCGGCTTGCGCCGGAGCTTCTTCGGTTGGCTCCACCGCGGCGGGGGCGGGCGCGGGTGCCTGTGCGGCCAGCGCTGCGCGGGCGGCTTCCAGTTCTTTCTGCAGGCGCTCGTTTTCAATGCGGCGCTTCTCGCTCTCCACCATGGCCAGCAGGCGCTGCACGGTGGCCAAGCACGCGGCCTCGGCTTCCTGGGCGAATTCTTCCCATTCCTCGCCAAAGGTCATTTCGCCCAGCGTGGCAATGGCCTTTTCAATCACATCCACCGGCTGGCCCTCGGCCTGCTCCACGTAGGCCTTGAGCTGTTCGATGTTGGCGCGGTGGGCGCCAACACGCTCGGCCTCCTTGCGGTCGCGCTCGGCCTTCTCATCGGCCTTGCGCTTTTCCTCGGCCTTGATCTGGGCATCAATGGCGTCTTCGACCGGCTTCACGATGGCAACAAGGCGCTCCACTTCATCGCCCATCACCTTCTTGAGTTCGTTCACGTCCGCTTTCACGGCGGCCTCGGTGCGGGTGAGCATGCGCCGGCCATCGTCGCGCAACTCGGCGCGGGCAGCCTTGGCCTCGTTCATTCCCTTGGTGGTGGTCACGTCGTAGACCACATTGCGGTACTTTTCGGCCATGGCCAGCAGCCCGGCCTCGGTTTCCTTGAACTGCGCCAGCACGGTGTCCTTGATGGACATGGGCTTGGTGGCGACGTTGGCGGCCTGCTGTTGCGCCACTGCGGTGGTGGGGGTTGCGGTTTCAGTCATGAAAACTCCTCAGAAAAGGGTGGGCAGCCGTACGCGCGAGGCGGCTGTGCTGGAAATTTGTGGGGTTGGGGTGACAACCTTGGCCTGAACGTCGATCACGTCCATGCTGTGTGTGTCGTCAAACTCGCGGATCAGCTGCTCGTAGTACGCGCTGGCAGCCTCACAGCGATGGCGGATCAGCGATTCCTTTTGGAAGTCGCGTTCTATGACCCAGGTGGTCAGGCGGTGGTGCGGCGGGATGTGGTCAACCAGGTGCTGATCCATGGGCTCGTTGCGGATCAGGTCGTGCGGGGTGTTCACCATCACGTAGTTCACCTCCCACTCGTCCGCGTCCCAAAGCATCATGTAGCCGCGCATCTGCCAGTCGTAGAGCGGGTCGATGGCGTCCACGGTCCAGGCCGGGAAGGTCTTGAGGGACCAGGGCGCTTTGATGTCGTGCCCACGGCGCCGGGGTGCGTCGAACAGGTCGCACTCGCCGGTGATCCATTCATTGCGGCGGCGCTCGGTGTTCTTCGCCAGATTCAGGCCGCGCACCTTGTTCAGCAGCGCGATGGCGGTGTTCTCCACCGCAATGCCCTTGTCGGTTTCCTTGCTGGAAACCTCAAACTCCACGCTGTACAGTTCTTCCTTGACCAGCTGGCGGATGTAGGAGCGTGCCCCTATGGACAGGTCGCCCTCGGCCTTGGTGCGCGGGTCCGTCATCAAGTGCCCCAGGCTGGAGCACCGGAACAGGATTTCACGCATGGGCGGGCTGGGCTGGTTGCGCTGGTGGATCTGCGGGCAGGCTGTTGCCGTGCTGGGTGATGATGTGCATCAGGGACTGGTAGCCCGCAAAGTCGTTCGCAACCTTGAACGCATCCTTCGCCTCGCGCATCACCTGAGTGAGCACTGCGCGCGTCTTGGTGGTCTTGACCTTCTCCGTCCACTGCTCCAGCATGGATTTTTCGGGCTCCTGGCTGTTCCCGGCGCTGTTGCCGTCGTCGTCGTCCTCGCCAATGGCCACGTTGAAAATGTCCTTGAGCAAGTAGCGTTTGGCGTAGGTCTTGCCTGAGCCCACGGCGTGCGTCTTTGTCATCACGTCGCCGCCCTTGGCGCCCTTGCCATCAGCCGGTATGTCGCACCGGTAGGTGCGCGTGTGGCCAGCGATGTGCGACACGTAGCAGAGCACCCGGATATGACCATCTGGGGCCCCATCGGCCTGGTCAAAGCTCAAGGCAAACCCATGGCTTGTGTAGATTGGCCGGATGTGGCGGTCAAGCTGCGCATAGGAGGCATACAGGCTGCGGGTCTGCGGGTTGACTGCATCAGCAGACACGCGACCCATGCGGCTTTGGGCTGCCGCCATGGCCGCATTGAATTGCTGCTCTGCATCCCGCGCGGCGATGTGCTCGTGCATTCCTAGCAGTCGCTCCATCTTCTCTATGTTCACGCTGGGGTCGTGTGCGGCGGCAATGATCGCCTGCGTCAGCGCCGAAGAATCGGATCGGGCTGACTGAGCGGGCCCCTGCTGCATCGGGACTTGATGCGCTTCAACGGGCGCCAGTGTCAGCACGTCGGCTGTGTCTGTTGCGTTCATGTGAACCTCAAATAAACGGTTGATGCACCCAGGCCATGTAGAGGGCCAGGGCTGCGGATGTGGAAAGGAGCCAGGCGGCGAAGGCGAGGGCGGCTCTCATGGCAGCCTCCACTGCACCCAGGCGCCGCGCACATACACCGCGCTGTAGGCCAGCGACAGGGCCAGCAGGCCCCAGGCCGATGACTGCAACGCGAAGGTGATCCAGAACGGTTGCCCGCAGAGGCCCACCAGGGGCGCCCAACGCCGTGCACGCGCGTTGTGGCCCGTGGCCATGTAGAGCGCTGTCAGCCCAAAAAAAGCAAGTGCGAGTTGGATCATCTGGCGCGCCCCCATACATGCCGCGTGCACACAGGGCAGATGACGAACCAGAGCGCGCCGTCGCGCGGGTCTGGCGACCACTGCACCTCGGAGTGCTTGAATTCCAGCTCGCTCTTGCAGTGGCCGCAGGTTTCGCGGTGGATCTGGTCCTCCGGCGGCTGGCCTTGTTTGATGACCTTCATGTCAGCCTCCGAAATTCGACCACCCAAACCCAGGGGTTGGCGGCCCAGGCGCCGGCGCCGTTGATCTGGTCCCACAGTTGGGCGTACCAACTGCGCGGGAAGTCCGCATAGCCGAACTCGCGCGAGATTCGGTCGATGCTTGGATGGCTCGGTGGGGAGCCCTCGGCCATCGCATCCGCCTCGCTGATGTCCTGCAGGCGCTCCACGCGCACGTTGGTGACTTCCAGGGTGATGCGGCTGGCCCAGCGGGGCATGTGGATGCTGGGCTTCCACGATCCGTAGACGTACGGGTCAGGCGTTAGGTTGTCGGCCATGTATGCGACATCCTCGGGAGCCCGCTTTTCGGGCTGCGCGTTGTCTCGATACATATGCGCAAAAGACTCACGCACCCAAAGCCGGTCGCCGCGCTGTCCGTATGGGCATGGCAGCGGGTTACCACCCGCGCGCAGTGGGACTGCCGGGGCTGGCCTGTAGCCCCACACGCGATAGCCGCCGATGAACCAGTAGGGCTCCCCGTCGTGCGCGGTGTCGGGCTGTGGCTTCACCACTCGCCGGGTCTGCGTCTTGCTGCCATCCAGCAGCGCGCGGACCATGGGCCTGCTGAAAAGGATGGGGCGCTCTTTCATGGCTGCTCCTTGAAGCAAACCAGCACATCCCCCTGCCACTCAAACGGCTTGCCTTCGCAGGCACGGCGAGCGGCGAAGTCGCGGGAGTGGTGGGCCTGCTGCAGCTCGGTGGGTTCGGCCGCAGCGTCGGATTCGTGCGCGGCGACTGCGGCCATGCCAAGGCCGATCACCACGGCGATCAGGCTGATGACGTAGTTCATGGTGCGGCTCCTGCGGGCTCTGCATCTGGTTGGCGCAGGGCTTCGTCAATCACCTCGCGCAGTGCCAGCAGACCGGCGCGGCTGTTGATGGTCACGCTCTGTGCTGGTGTGTGCGCACCTTCGTCGGTGTCGGCCGATGAAGTGATGCACACCGATGGTTCCCACTTGCCATCGCTGCGACGGCGGTAGCTGGCCATGAGGCCGTAGTACCCGAGTGCGCGGGCGCCTATTTGAAAAGTTGGGGTTGCACTGTTGCTCATTACGTCACCTCTGCTTGTTCAATGGATTCCGGGTCCAGCTCCGCGCCAATGGCGGCAGCCTCTGCCCTGAGTGCAGCCGCACGGGCGGCCTCGTCGTTGCGGCGCTTGGCCTCTGCCTGGGCTGCAATGGATGCAGCCAGGGCATCGCGGCGGGCGGTGGTGAAGTGCGGGGCGGTCATGTGGTCGTTCATGGCTTGCCTTCAAAAACTAACTTCCGCATGTCCTGCAGATGGCGCTCTGTCGCCGCCAAACTTCCAGCGCTGCCGGTGCCTTCGGTGGGCCGCAGGCCGCAGTGCCACAGTTCATCCATGAGCATCTGTGCAGCCGTGAAGTCCAGCCGCATGAATGGGTCGTGAAGTTGCGTCTCGTCGGCCGCCTTCATCACCACCGGTTGCGCGACAGAGAGCACGCCTTCTGAACGCACGGCCATGTGCAGTTCAATGGAGGTATTCCACGGGGCCCGGGTGGCTTGAAAAATCATCGTGCTCACGACCACACCCCCATGTGCGCGTTGTGCTGCACCTGATCCACCAGGGCGCGGTGGTAGCGGCCGTCGCTGGCCTCGATGGCGGCCACCTCTGCCCAGGCCTGATTGCGCAGGCGCTGCAGCTCTTGCGGGGAAATCGGCGGCGGTGCGCCAGGGATGCGCAGCAGCGGCTGCACAGTGGGGTGTACGTTTTGCATTGCGCCTCCTGGGCGGAAAAAAGCCCGCTGGGTGCGGGCTGGGTGAATTCAGAACGGGATTCCGTCGTCTGGCTGGTATCGCTGCCAGTGGGGCCGCGTCAGCGGGTCGTCGTGCTGCGGGTGCTGGTCCCACAGCTCGCGCCAGCGCCGGACTAGGGCAGGCTCACCGTGGTACATGAACCCGTAGCCGTCATAGACACGG
Above is a window of Acidovorax sp. KKS102 DNA encoding:
- a CDS encoding ERF family protein, which gives rise to MNATDTADVLTLAPVEAHQVPMQQGPAQSARSDSSALTQAIIAAAHDPSVNIEKMERLLGMHEHIAARDAEQQFNAAMAAAQSRMGRVSADAVNPQTRSLYASYAQLDRHIRPIYTSHGFALSFDQADGAPDGHIRVLCYVSHIAGHTRTYRCDIPADGKGAKGGDVMTKTHAVGSGKTYAKRYLLKDIFNVAIGEDDDDGNSAGNSQEPEKSMLEQWTEKVKTTKTRAVLTQVMREAKDAFKVANDFAGYQSLMHIITQHGNSLPADPPAQPAQPAHA
- a CDS encoding DnaJ domain-containing protein, whose translation is MSRPDHYATLGVAPDASVDDIKRAYRRAARHAHPDRGGNHERMQALNEAKDVLTDPARRARYDAGEDGQASTEEEAARALILQLFAEAVDVNKDDPVEGVREALQTGRTGAAVKATMLRRSINRLESQRNRVRAKTERNVYLDVIEARIASARADIAGMESTERTASLALEILAAEYECGPGVNRERPSSDLAAAIRYGLIPEKPDWRGY
- a CDS encoding KTSC domain-containing protein produces the protein MPNAEKQTPPIPLVAVESNQIKAIGHDPDREVLVVQFTNGAAVYHYSGVTKELHQALMAAESKGIFFARHIRGLECQKFEATPQVQHLPPDDTEGGAL
- a CDS encoding DUF4406 domain-containing protein: MTNQQAPEAPSYEHQRAIMVGERNASLDAYSRVVYLTQTESRIYEAAFTNGWNRLAALVEAQQPAPSAAGPCVICGSDDPFTGTCGSSDQRALCKQPAPSAAAGAGQEPPGIHALMCVISSLRDTAHFSDEEGEVTDDLRTLRDWALAQAAAPQPSPTPQADSAPAEAVQRIVHLRTDRERRVYVAGPMTGLPEYNFPLFNATAARLRSEGWHVENPAEHGHVEGAGWADYLRWDISRIATCGAIYLLPGWSKSKGATLEVHIASVLGLQVLLADGAESPTAQPAPAATPTAASLAWNALRDLTGPLGEDGVKIMGHIRTYAQRQYEAGLAEGRAAPAATPQADSQPAPEPADIIAGALQTSRGHAMELMQQAVDADRAARAAPQPATADAVDAERWRELASMVEEIHGGDDVMTIELSSDARPAPHLKSLLEFKFDYLAAQREVKP
- a CDS encoding DUF2303 family protein, with amino-acid sequence MGQEKTETQARDELAACHQQGYAFGAGIPAVILPEGYELKTLEHTLAAPARKKGVTTLKDAESFIAVVNDQKTEGSTRLFSTIDPPTFTAVFNHIGTEPGWGDHRAQYNAPLSPEWKAWNGMDGIHKSQVELAQFIENNLVDVVSPDGATLLEICRTLEAKKKVNFASAIRLSDGSHQFTYEEDVQGTAQKGQLKVPEEFIIGIPVFENGAKWQINVRLRYRIQDGGRLTMWIELIRPHKTIEAAVAELRKQIADETKLQILNGTPSN